A genomic stretch from Marinimicrobium sp. C6131 includes:
- the fucP gene encoding L-fucose:H+ symporter permease — protein sequence MQSLPRTSHQYPTRSGVALWLPLVLIVSLFFMWGVANNLNDILITQFKKAFVLSDFASGWVQSAFYFGYFALAIPAALAMKRFGYKAAVIIGLLLYGLGASLFYPAALAHEYSYFLLALFVIASGLAFLETSANPMIVAMGDPETAERRLNFAQSFNSLGTISGVLIGREFILSGVEHSPEALAVMSDAQRTAFYTTEVQAVAGPYLAIAAVVFFWALAVACVRFPPLGNGCTQEERAFRLADFRALLKERYYLFGVAAQFFYVGAQVCIWSYMIRYGQTALPDAGEKTLADYLASSLVAFMVGRFVATALMGRFTPASLMLVYALISVALCVVAIVLPTQLGLLALVFTSFFMSLMFPTIFALSIKGLGPLAKAGSSLLIMAIIGGAIITALMGLVSDLTRINVAVVVPLVCFLVVAAFARRTLRGAR from the coding sequence ATGCAGTCTTTGCCCCGGACGAGCCACCAGTATCCAACGCGCTCTGGAGTCGCTCTGTGGCTGCCGCTGGTACTGATTGTCAGTCTGTTTTTCATGTGGGGTGTGGCCAACAACCTTAACGACATTCTGATTACCCAATTCAAGAAAGCCTTTGTGCTGAGTGATTTCGCCTCTGGCTGGGTGCAGTCGGCGTTTTATTTCGGCTATTTCGCGTTGGCCATTCCAGCGGCTCTGGCGATGAAGCGCTTTGGCTACAAGGCGGCGGTGATTATCGGCCTGCTGTTATACGGGTTGGGAGCGAGCCTGTTTTATCCGGCGGCGCTGGCGCATGAATACAGCTATTTTCTATTGGCGCTGTTTGTCATTGCCAGCGGCCTGGCCTTTCTGGAAACCTCCGCCAACCCGATGATTGTCGCCATGGGTGACCCGGAGACCGCTGAGCGGCGCCTGAACTTTGCCCAGTCTTTCAATTCCCTCGGAACCATTTCCGGGGTGCTAATTGGTCGGGAGTTTATTCTCTCCGGAGTGGAGCACAGTCCCGAAGCGCTGGCAGTGATGAGCGACGCACAGCGAACCGCTTTTTACACCACCGAGGTGCAGGCCGTTGCCGGCCCTTATCTGGCCATTGCGGCGGTCGTCTTTTTCTGGGCGCTGGCCGTTGCCTGTGTGCGCTTTCCGCCCTTGGGGAATGGATGTACGCAGGAGGAACGCGCGTTTCGGTTGGCTGATTTCCGGGCGCTGCTGAAAGAGCGGTATTACCTGTTTGGTGTCGCGGCGCAGTTTTTCTATGTGGGCGCGCAGGTGTGCATCTGGAGCTATATGATCCGCTATGGCCAGACCGCCTTGCCCGACGCCGGTGAAAAGACGTTGGCCGACTATCTGGCGTCGTCTCTGGTGGCGTTCATGGTCGGTCGGTTTGTGGCTACGGCGCTGATGGGACGCTTCACCCCGGCGAGTCTGATGTTGGTCTATGCCCTGATCAGTGTTGCTCTCTGCGTGGTGGCCATAGTGCTTCCGACGCAACTGGGGCTATTGGCGTTGGTGTTCACCAGTTTTTTCATGTCCCTCATGTTTCCCACCATCTTTGCCTTGAGTATCAAAGGCCTGGGGCCCCTGGCCAAAGCGGGATCCTCCCTGTTGATCATGGCGATCATAGGTGGAGCGATTATCACCGCCCTGATGGGTCTGGTGTCGGATCTGACGCGTATCAATGTGGCGGTGGTCGTACCCCTGGTGTGTTTTCTGGTAGTGGCGGCCTTCGCCCGCCGCACGCTGAGAGGCGCGCGATGA
- a CDS encoding amidohydrolase family protein produces MTGLGIIDAHQHCWQLARPECTWPTRDLRTIYRDFNPEDFWGEASPQGVVGSILVQSQPNEADTRYLLALAERWAFILGVVGWTDLARETAPGAIRALAQSPWLKGLRPMLQALPEDDWILRRANPDALSTMAKQRLVFDALVCPRHLPVMLELAYRHPDLTIVLDHGAKPDIAGEGLQSWQDALGALAACPRVYCKLSGLATELAEGQSWEDLLPYLDSVIEIFGPGRVLWGSDWPVLNLAGDYTRWLALAWHRVNACAPGQEAAIFRDNARRIYRLAL; encoded by the coding sequence ATGACTGGCCTGGGCATCATCGATGCGCATCAACACTGCTGGCAGTTGGCGCGGCCGGAGTGCACCTGGCCCACGCGGGACCTGCGGACGATCTACCGCGACTTCAACCCGGAGGACTTTTGGGGGGAGGCCTCGCCTCAGGGTGTGGTGGGCTCGATACTGGTGCAGTCCCAACCGAACGAGGCCGATACCCGGTATCTACTGGCCTTGGCCGAGCGGTGGGCCTTCATCCTGGGGGTGGTGGGCTGGACGGATCTGGCTCGGGAGACGGCGCCGGGGGCAATCAGGGCGCTGGCGCAGTCGCCCTGGCTCAAGGGGCTGCGCCCCATGTTACAGGCGCTGCCCGAGGATGACTGGATTCTGCGCCGGGCCAATCCCGACGCCTTGTCCACCATGGCGAAGCAAAGGCTGGTGTTCGATGCGTTGGTGTGCCCGCGACATTTGCCGGTTATGTTGGAGCTGGCTTATCGCCACCCGGATCTGACCATTGTGCTTGATCACGGGGCGAAACCGGATATTGCCGGAGAGGGCTTACAAAGCTGGCAGGACGCTCTTGGCGCACTGGCAGCCTGCCCCCGGGTGTACTGCAAGCTCTCGGGACTGGCGACCGAGCTGGCGGAGGGTCAGTCCTGGGAGGACTTGCTTCCCTATCTGGATTCGGTAATCGAGATTTTCGGCCCCGGACGGGTGCTCTGGGGCAGTGACTGGCCGGTGTTGAACCTGGCGGGAGACTACACCCGTTGGCTGGCGCTGGCCTGGCACCGGGTCAATGCCTGTGCTCCGGGGCAGGAGGCGGCCATATTCAGAGACAACGCCCGGAGGATATACCGCCTGGCGTTGTAG
- a CDS encoding IclR family transcriptional regulator: MNDDYRKNNTNTEAEAERKYKAPALEKGLDVLELLASSREPLTTSQIAVRLGRSVSELFRMVLALEYRGYIVPAEGRDGYTLSNKLFALGIARAPTKTLIELALPVMSVLAREINQSCHIAMASGDQIVVIGRIENPGDLGFSVRVGYRRPLIKAASGLVLYGFQTEDTQAVMRGQLAAGEESLADFAARAEAARAQGYVRTPSDFIDGVTDLSAPLVGTRGAVAALTIPFVRYKPERCTVDEAVVKLCAAAADLSGTLRQHSL, encoded by the coding sequence ATGAATGACGATTACCGGAAAAACAACACGAACACAGAGGCGGAGGCTGAGCGGAAGTACAAGGCCCCCGCCCTGGAAAAGGGGCTGGATGTGCTGGAACTGTTGGCCAGTAGCCGAGAGCCCCTCACCACTTCCCAGATTGCCGTCCGTCTCGGGCGCTCGGTGAGCGAGTTGTTCCGGATGGTGCTGGCGCTGGAGTATCGGGGTTATATCGTGCCCGCCGAAGGACGCGATGGTTATACCCTGAGCAACAAGCTGTTTGCTTTGGGCATTGCCCGGGCACCCACCAAAACCCTGATTGAGCTGGCACTGCCGGTGATGTCCGTGCTCGCCCGGGAAATCAACCAGTCTTGCCATATCGCCATGGCGTCCGGCGACCAGATCGTGGTGATCGGGCGCATCGAAAACCCGGGAGATCTGGGCTTCTCGGTGCGGGTCGGCTATCGACGGCCCCTGATCAAGGCGGCTTCGGGATTGGTTCTGTATGGTTTTCAGACCGAGGATACCCAGGCGGTGATGCGCGGACAGTTGGCGGCGGGAGAGGAGTCCCTGGCCGACTTTGCGGCCCGGGCTGAGGCGGCTCGAGCCCAGGGGTATGTGCGCACGCCCAGTGACTTTATCGATGGCGTCACCGACCTGTCGGCACCCCTGGTTGGCACGCGGGGCGCCGTGGCCGCGTTGACGATACCTTTCGTGCGCTATAAGCCCGAGCGCTGCACGGTGGATGAGGCGGTCGTAAAACTTTGCGCGGCGGCAGCCGATCTGTCGGGCACTCTTCGCCAGCACAGCCTTTAA
- a CDS encoding aldo/keto reductase has protein sequence MTQSRSLQRRPLGDTALALPALGFGAAPIGNLYRPLPDEQALATIAQALDEGIDYFDTAPHYGFGLSEQRLGSVLMGRPVILSSKVGRTLVPLDPQAHDPVRFGFAGAADFTPVFDYRYEAVQRQLEETAGRLGRLPDIVYAHDLGPVTHGTRDEFFWQQFRTGGYRALLERKAVGDIQAIGLGVNEIGVCERALAELDLDVLLLAGRYTLLEQEALGRLLPECEARGVSVVIGGAFNSGVLATGVQPPGPHYYNYAPAPASVVHRVAALEAVCAEFAVPLPAAALQFPTAHPAVVSVIAGCASTAEVREARTRMDQPIPAEFWTTLKSRGLLPAQAPCPVGVF, from the coding sequence GTGACGCAATCCCGCTCCCTGCAACGCCGACCCCTGGGCGACACGGCTTTGGCCCTGCCCGCACTGGGGTTTGGCGCGGCGCCCATCGGCAATCTCTACCGCCCGCTCCCGGACGAGCAGGCGCTGGCCACCATTGCGCAGGCGCTCGACGAGGGTATCGACTATTTCGACACCGCGCCCCACTACGGCTTTGGCCTGAGCGAACAGCGGCTGGGCTCGGTGCTGATGGGCCGCCCGGTCATCCTGTCGAGCAAAGTGGGCCGAACCCTTGTGCCCCTTGACCCTCAGGCACACGACCCGGTCCGTTTCGGTTTTGCCGGGGCCGCCGATTTCACACCGGTCTTCGACTACCGTTACGAGGCCGTACAGCGTCAACTGGAGGAGACGGCCGGGCGGCTTGGTCGCCTACCGGATATCGTCTATGCCCACGATCTGGGCCCTGTGACCCATGGCACCCGGGATGAGTTTTTCTGGCAGCAATTCCGCACGGGGGGATACCGGGCGTTGCTTGAGCGAAAGGCTGTCGGTGATATTCAGGCCATCGGGTTGGGCGTCAATGAGATTGGCGTCTGTGAGCGGGCGCTGGCTGAGCTGGACCTGGATGTTCTGCTGCTCGCCGGTCGCTACACCCTGCTGGAGCAGGAAGCGTTGGGGCGACTGCTGCCCGAGTGTGAGGCACGGGGCGTGTCTGTAGTCATCGGTGGTGCCTTCAATTCCGGCGTTCTTGCCACCGGCGTGCAACCCCCCGGGCCGCATTACTACAACTACGCGCCGGCCCCCGCCTCGGTGGTCCACCGGGTTGCTGCGCTGGAGGCCGTCTGTGCCGAGTTTGCCGTGCCGTTACCGGCGGCGGCACTGCAGTTCCCAACGGCTCATCCGGCGGTGGTCTCGGTGATCGCCGGCTGTGCCAGCACCGCGGAAGTTCGTGAGGCCCGAACCCGGATGGATCAGCCGATACCCGCGGAATTCTGGACGACGTTGAAATCCCGGGGTCTGCTCCCAGCGCAGGCACCCTGTCCGGTGGGAGTCTTCTGA